A genomic stretch from Tribolium castaneum strain GA2 chromosome 6, icTriCast1.1, whole genome shotgun sequence includes:
- the LOC103314123 gene encoding E3 ubiquitin-protein ligase SIAH1, whose translation MASQLDRVIMCPICLDTMTKPIIQCQTGHSMCGDCVKDNLVKNCPQCRGPISTTRNYQLEQIIENMPRDLKCPCFFADKGCKYMLSPTEKADHEVECKNRKFLCEGRKFAKWKCEWFGNYGELEQHFKDVHRNCMEYKMQTEMNIRLDKDFKDVQIISFFNGAQYFWYKFVVDVALQRVFWVFQFIGPKKQAKNYYYEFEISNGPIRKFKVTEVCDNDVVKAEDLFRDEKCVSLSFNSVKSYLNDNGKLPIKFRIMAMRKHNEASK comes from the coding sequence ATGGCCAGCCAACTTGACCGTGTCATAATGTGCCCCATCTGCCTGGACACTATGACCAAACCGATAATTCAGTGCCAAACGGGGCACAGTATGTGCGGGGATTGCGTCAAAGACAATTTGGTGAAAAACTGTCCACAGTGTCGGGGCCCCATTTCAACGACACGCAACTACCAGTTGGAGCAAATCATCGAAAATATGCCCAGAGATTTGAAATGTCCGTGTTTTTTTGCCGATAAGGGGTGTAAATACATGCTTTCGCCGACTGAAAAGGCCGATCATGAGGTCGAGTGCAAGAATCGCAAGTTTTTGTGCGAAGGGCGCAAATTTGCGAAGTGGAAGTGCGAGTGGTTTGGGAATTACGGCGAGTTGGAGCAACACTTTAAAGACGTTCATCGGAACTGTATGGAGTATAAAATGCAGACTGAAATGAATATTCGACTCGATAAGGATTTTAAAGACGTTcaaattatttcgttttttaacGGAGCTCAGTATTTCTGGTACAAGTTTGTGGTTGACGTGGCCCTGCAAAGGGTCTTTTGGGTCTTCCAGTTCATAGGGCCCAAAAAACAAGCCAAGAATTACTACTACGAGTTTGAGATCAGCAACGGACCGATCCGAAAATTCAAAGTGACTGAAGTTTGCGACAACGACGTCGTTAAGGCTGAAGATTTGTTCCGTGACGAGAAATGTGTGTCACTGTCGTTCAATTCGGTCAAAAGTTACTTAAACGACAACGGAAAATTGCCAATTAAGTTCCGGATCATGGCGATGAGGAAACACAACGAAgcttcgaaataa